The genomic segment GCCGGGGcccgcggggcggggcgggacgTGGGCGGGGGGCGGTGGCCGCGACCTGAGGAGGCCGAGCGCCCCGGCCCCGCCAGGATTTATTACATCCCAGCCACTGGCAAAGGTTAGGAACGCGCATTTAGAGACGGGATAATCCgagtttaaatattaaaagtaaaagcagAATCGGTCGAATATTTACCTAGAGACTGAGCAGATCTCCCTTCGCGAGGGGAGAGGACTGCGGAGGAGCCTGGCTCCGAGGCCAGCGGCTCTAGCGCTGCGCTTCCCCAGTGACACCGCCTGGGACGGCCGGGACCCACCTCTGAAGCTTCCTCAGACTGTGGTTAAGGGGGCGGAACGCGGACCCCCTGGCTCTCTCAAGTCGATCGGAGTCTGCGGCGCTCGGTCCAGATCTTCTGCTTTGTCATAGTCCTTTTTAAGGGCCTCCCGGACCAACACAAAAGGTGGCAGAAAGTACGTTGGATCAATAGCAAAGATTGTTATTTAGATAACGAATTAATCTCCCTGTTATAATACTTTTTATAGTGAACTTTGCACCCCTTCcataagaaaaaggaatttaaagGGAGAAGAAAGTCTCAAACAGGATTAAGGTTTTAATTACAATTCCCTATCGAAATAGTATGTTTGATGAGCTGATCTTATCAATTAATAGTAACATTAAAAAGCACAAGAAACAGATTCACGGAAATATGCTTAAAGGAGCCTTTTAAAAGTAATCGCACTCGGGGAACTAGCGGGGCAGGCGGCCAGCGATGCTGCGTCCGAGCAGGTTTCGGATCCCCTCTGCTCAGACTAGTCCAGAGCGGGGCGCGCATCTGGGGCGCAGGATGGGGTGGGGGCGGCGGGCCTGGCGCTGGGAGACCAGACTACGCGGGTGGGagggaaataataaataacagaCGCCTCTTCCAAGCCGAGACCCACATCAAAGTTGTGGCCCCACAAGGGCCGTGTAGTTCACTGCGTTTGGGTCAGCGTTATATTCCAGGGGCAAATAAAGTAATTTGAACATGCACCAACAGTTTTCCATAAAATACGAGTTAAAAGAAGTAATAGAACTAATCACTGTCTCCTCAAATCAAGTAGAAAACATTTCAATGCACTAATTAGAGTAATTAGAATAATAAGCCTCTGCCTATATGTGGTAAGACAATGTGTACAAACAACTTTATTTAATGTATACTGGTAATCAGCGATGCGTGCCTGCTTGAATGCTTAGCGCAATAAAACTACCCTCCGTCCGCCCAAACAATCAAATACAAATTAGTTTAATGATTGTGCCTGCTGAATGTCTTAGAAATCCACAGGCAGAGGCGAGTAAATAGAAGCATCCTTGTTTGCTTCTACGACCCCGCTCGGGTTGGCCGCGGGGCCGGGTAAGTGGCCGCGGGCGGGTGCGGCGGGAGCCACCGGGAGGCTCCGCCGCACAGGCGGAGGCCAGGCCCGGCGCCGGCACAGACCTGCGCCCCCGCGGGAGCCCCTGCTGCTGCCCTTGGTCGCCTTCCCACTCCTCTCCCGCCAGCTTCCCGCCTCTGCGGCCCTGAGGTGCAGTGCTGGGTCCCAAACCCCCACGTCCCCCGCTTGGCCTCACCTCCTCCGACAGGCGAAAGGCCGCTTTAGAACTCTCCCACCGCCTGTTTGCGACGTTTTTCAGAGCTGAGTGATTTCCTCTTACAGGGCGACTCCTCCCCCGAGCCTCAGAGGACTAAGGGGGACTTGTGCGGGCCCTGAGAGCCCTCAGTTAGCGAAGATGGATGCTAGGCCTCCAGTACTGAGGCGCGGCCCCTCACTTTTGCGGCCCTCAGCTCTGGCTTGTGATGCCGAGGTGCCCAGAGGGGCTCCCGGGCCCCCTTCTCTAGGGAACTGACTTTCTTCTGCTGGGAACTGACTTCAAACCCAGCAGGAGAGTGGTTTCCAGGGGGTCTAAGAATTCGTTTTCCTCCGTGCTTCAGCGCCTGGAGAGTAGGTCTGTTCACTGGAGGCAGGGAGTTGAGGTCAGAAACACCCAGAAGTTTGCTGGGTGGGAGCTGAAGGGAACCTGCCTCAGAACTTTGCTCCCTAGCTCTCAGCTGTCCCCCACCATTTTCGTCAATACCGCCGCCCCCGCACAAAAGCAGGGAAAGCCCAGATTACTGTACTTCCCAGGGTAGCGCTCACCTTTTCCTCTCCAGTATTCCTGCACTCatctcatctttctctttctccagtgTCACCGTCTTCTACAATTGCCTCTCCTATGCAGGTGCAATGTCCTGGGCCTGACTTTGCAGAGTCAAGTGGAAAAGCCGGGCAGGCAGAAAGCTAGGAGACTCTCCTCTGGGCCTCGACCCCTTGTCACCCCTAGACCCCCCGAACTTCTGCCCCAGCCACACGCGCCCCCAGAGAGGTCCAGCCAACTCCTGCGTCTAGATCCCACTTTCCCGGGGCGACAGCCATACCCAAGACATCTGGACTCCTCCTAACCGCCACCTCTAGCCTCTGCTGGGGTGGGCAAACCCACCAACCGTCCCCCTTACCCCACCCCGCTTTCCTGGGAAGCGAGAGAGTGGAACAGCTCGACCACCGAGCTGTTGACACTTCCCCTGGGGGTCCGGGCTTCGGAGCCCGGGAGCCGCAGAGAATCCCAGCTCTCCAGGAAGGGACTCAGGGGCTGCTGGCAGCGTCCCGAGTGAAGGCCGGGGCTGGGAGTCCTGGGAGTGCCCggctcctctccctctctttcctccctgcaAGGCCGAGCCGGCTGTAAGGACCTTCAGACAGCGGCCCGGGTCCCTGAGGTGGGGGGTGCTCGGAGAGGCCAAGGCACCTCTTTTGCAACTGGGCAGGGAGCAGATGCTGGCCGGCAGCACCACTCACCCGACTCGTCCAGGCGCGGCACCCACTTTGAAGGAATATTTGTTAGGggaacaacatcaacaaaaagttATTAATGTCAAATAATTGTCTCCAGAATCACGTGCCGTGGAACACGAAAATTTCTCTGGCAAAATGAGATTTCTTaacaggaggaggaaaagaactCCCAACACTTTCCACATAGATGTGCCTTGACGCCCAGTGATTTACAATGGCTAATTTGTGTTACAAACCCACAAGAAACTTTCTTTTCCCATCCTCCTGCCAAACTCTCTGTGGCCATATTTTTTGGTGcgtggctttttttctttttaaacaacaaaCCCAGAGGAAACACTGGtgggaagaaaaatatatgaccCAAATTAAAAAAGAACGCAAATTCAAATTTACTCCACAGTGAGGTTTCCTACTGCCGTTGCTTCACACACAAAGTTAATCGTATACATTTCATAACAATCAAAATCCTTTCTATATCCCTCAGATGGAGTTCCAGGGCTCCCCTGTCTTCCTAAAATTGGTGACAACTACGTCTTGGTGGGggatttatttccttcttttttctagaTGACAGCTCCCCGTTCTGAGAGCAGAGAGCTGTTTGCCGCCAACTAGAGACCACTGGAGCCTAGGCTCTTCAGGCACAAACCGCATGTGAAAGTCgccctccccaactcccagaCAAAGAGCTATGAAAACTCAGAAAGACGTGGAAGGAATAAACTTTAGGATATAGATGCACTTTTACTGgcatattaaataacattttagacttaagaaagaagaaatacaacttAATGTTACGAACAATCAATTCTAGGAACAATAAAAAAGGCTAGGATTGTTTTGATGGGATATGAAATCATTTCTAAAACCTCTAAGTCAAGCAGAGGTGTCATTAAGATAAAGGAAGGTACTATATGATGAAGTTtgttaacttttcttcttttaaaggaGGGAACAAATTTCCTAGTTTCCCaccaaacaccaaaaaaaaaaaaaaaaaaaaaaaaaagtgaaaatattcgTTGTTTCCTTATCTCATTATCAGCCAAGCAAGGCcttaggaaaactaaaaaaagccATTTTCTGGTACCCTCATACCTGCCTGATCTGATAAGGAGGCATTAAAATAACACTGGCCCACTTTCCGAAAACCTGGGCCAGTTAATTCCATAACTGGTTAGCTGGTGGCAGACCCCTTGCCACTTTTGCCTAGTTTCCCATCCTGAATTGAATGGTGGGAATAGGTATCAGAAGCCCGGATTCTCTCTTACTGCCATCTGCCCCCTATTAAAAGACTATGCATCATTGAAAAGTAAACTTTCCTAAACAGTGAAACTGTTTATATAAAACTTAGTTGtacattccatttatttataatatcaagATTCGAAGTACTTCAAGATGCatcttcttctttcattttaaataaacactgtCCTTTGCCTTACTCACTGAAATATACAAGCAGACCCAAAGAATCACTTTTACCTTTGACCCTCACTTCAccagccttctttcttttcctgtacaAGTTCCATTCTTTACCTCATTTTTAAACCTGTGTAGAAATTCAGTAGAATCTAGAACAGAGTTCTATAAACTGattgaaaaatcaacaaagacaAATCACAGAGACTAgtgataaaaagataatttaaccCACTTTCCAGCACTACCCAAGCTGCCTCCAAAGTAAGGCAAGTGAAAGGCAAATGAATGCAGCATATAGACATATGTGCAGGTACTATTGCACCCAAATGCCACCCACCTCCCCCACTGTTGCTGTTGCATCTCTTTATGAGTTGCTCTTGAAAAAATAAGAAGGTAGATGAGTGTCTTTACCAAAGCCATTTCACTAGAAAATTTTGCCAACCAGCATGTGGCCTCCACTGGTAGGAGCAGtagggaaaggggaagagaagaatGCTTTTGTTGCTACCATCTGAAATATAAAGGCAGTTACTTCGTGGGAACCGAGAATGTTTAGGACTGCCAAGCATAATATTATTTGTGGCTATTTCCTCCATCTGACCTTCACATAAGTCGTTTTCACATGCTTGTTTCTCCCCCatattattacataaatattaaaagtaacaTATTTTGAGGAAACACGAGAGGTCTTTGGAATAGCTGTATTCTGCATTGTCTTAGGAGAAAGAAAGGGTTTGTTGTTGTGGCTAGCCAACATCTTAGGGGCAACTGTCCCACAAATTTCTCCCAGTGGCAGTGATGGGAGTTTTCCACCTTAATGTGTAATATATCCTCAAACCAGTGTGGAAACTACCCGAATAGCCTTAGGATTTGAACAGCAAGCATGGGTCAAAACCATGGTGCGCACATTTAACATGTGATGGTTTCCAGTCAGCAGCCCCTGTGGCTAAGAACAAAAGTGCCGTCTCAAGGTCCACTCAAATGCCCTGCAGAGGGCAGATGCTGCTTGTTTTCTGCCTGCAGTGGGGAAGAATATTGACCCAGAACTCAAATCTATACCCAGCTTAAACATTTTACCCATCAGCATGTCTGCGGTCACAAAACACTTCTTCTTTCTGTCACTTCTCGTTCAGACTATTGATAAGATCATTTGGCTGAATCTGTTTGAGACCCATGTAATATTGACTAGGAGTTAGAAAAGATGATCAGATGTAATAAGCCCAGAAACTACCTTTCAAAATGGACATTTATACTTAAACCAATGTTCCAAGAAGGGCTTTAAATACACCAGCAAACTTGTAAACTGATTCAACACTGCTTGAAATTCTCACTAACCTTAAAACGGATTCTGGTAAGTGTACTGTTTTATCTAAGATTGTCTGAAAAAATCTGTTATTAGCATCATGGCTTGAATCTCTcccatatgttcttttttttaaaattttttacttgcATTAAAGTCTGTTATGCCTAATGAAAAAGAGACACAATTGTATAAACCATtgtaaaattcatctttttacGCAAACTAAACAGGAATAATGTATAGGATCTACCTCTAATCATTTGGTAAACATACAACAGCATACTATCAAGGTTATTCTTTGTTGAGAGATattcataaattattaaaaataataatctcctAAATCCTGCTGTTCTGTAGATACCAAATTATGTGAGAACCTGTGAGTGGAGATTAAAATCCACCTAGTTCCACTGATGATCTCCAAAACAGCACAATTGAATAAGGTACAGATAACCTGAAAAGAAGATGCAGGCATATCTGCATATATTTAAAGGGGACAAACATCTCTTTGTAGGACCATGAAATGGCAAACAAATTGAAGCTCAAACCCAATGACCATTTCAATTTAATGCTACAGGCATAGTGGCTGAAAGATTTGGGACTGATAGTTTTTGCAAAGAAAAGTGAATTAGACCAGTAGtctccattacaaaaaaaaaaaaaaaaaaaaaaaaaaaaaaagcctctgaaaGTTATGAACATGAAATCTGGCGGTATATGCATAAAATTTATTCCAAAACTTTATGAAGTATAAAGGAAGGGAAGTGTTTTACACACAACTCAACTCAGTCAATTTAAGGTCTAGGGTTTTTCCCCCTTAAAACTTGgcactatctttaaaaataaaataaagatatttcaatAATTAGAACAAACTATGAAGGTATTGTGCATTTCTGTTTTAtgtagataataaaatattactttaacataaatatataaggaTCTCTGcgtttttatttttccccacaaGCACAACCAAATGTAccaaaacaaagtattttttaagagactgaaCAAAAAAATTACATCCCATATAGATTTTGCTCACCTATTCATTTAAAGCTACAGAAAAACAGTTTCCAGAACCTTTTtgcttcaaaagaaataaatatacattgagGCAGGCCACttaaaaatgatatgaaaatatttccctgggtagcattaaaaaaaaagaaaaatagacaaagaaacaTTTAAACTATTTCTGCATTTCAAAAGACAgatattaaacatatatacatagtgGTAAGGTTCAGTGGTAACTTTCATCTTAATAAACCTATAAGAGTCAGAGAAGCTGTAGACACATCCTCTGAACTCCAGCTTCTGACCTTACCTACTTGGTAATAAGTATCTGAAAATTCATTTCCTCCCTTTACCAGTAGCTATTTGCCCTGCTCTGGATTGCTTCACTAAAGGCCAGTCCCCAAACCTCAGGAACGAGCAGCGTGACGCACCAGAAGCAGCTCCGTGCCCATCTCCTTGTGACATTCATTGGGGGAAATGAAATACAGGCAAATAAATATGCCCATTATAAGTCACCATTTATCTtgcaaaaacattgaaaatgaaaCAATCACAGGTGTTTGAAAAGACAATATAAAGCATATTTCTTAAAACCTTAAAGACTACTGAGTGCAATGCTAATCTGATGCTGAACCATAATTTTATGGTAgtgagaatttcattttttaaaataaaaatttatctaatACCTAACTGGAAAAAAACCCCCAAACTTTTAAGATTAATAAAAAGTGTTTTCCCTTTTAGCGCCCTtttgtgctgatttttcttttaaattttaactgaTCACAGTTTAAtggtatttattttcaatacaGTTACAAGTTTTTTCACCTACACTTTCCAGTAGAGTCTTTTGTGTTTGAGTTAACCATTTTCCATCAAGATAAGGTCAAAAATGCACTTAAAACTATTAACaaaggggagaaaggaaggattgaaaatggcatttttttccccacttcatTTGCCTTCCTTAGTGAAAGAGGGGGCAGAAAGCTGTCCGAGTCAAAGTGGTATATTCTGCAATAAATTACAGGAAAAGAGGGTGTGGGACCCTAAATATGACTTGATAAACAAATGAGCTAGTGAAGACAAAACCTGTTTACTTTGTGGAGATCATCTGTGTATGCTGTGGGTATTTGTGTGTTAAAAAACACAGTTTTGTGCATACACTATTAAGTTCCTGgatcattttttaatgtaaaaaaatattagagaaacaaAGTTTACTGCTGCTGTCAGCACAAATAATTCTTCGTAATTGTTATTAAAACTGAAGGTAGAGAACTATATAGGGATATCTGAAGCTATATATTTCCCTAGTTCTCTTCAAAGTGCCACTTTCTTTCTGCTGGACAACTCTGGGAATATATTTAACCTCCACATTTCCTCTGAGCTCTTTCACAATGGGCCCGCCTGATAAAATGAAGCAATCAGTCACTCACTatcgatttttcttttttcttccctccataACCTCCCCCAGAAACACTGCCTGAAAATGAAGTTTACTTTGTGGCTGATAACAACAACCAATGCTTgactcttatttttatattccaaacTGGATCCTTGCCTTGGACAAAGCAGGTAGACCATGCACATTTCCTGAAAGCAGAGAATTATCTATTTTGTATGAAGCCAATCATTTTGCTTTGGTAAGAGGAACAAATAGATGTTACACCCACATAAGGGGAATCTGAAGGTAACCAAAGTTCACAAACAGTAAGAACAAGGGGCAACACAAGAACATTAGAAAGGGAGAGTGGCCAAGAGCTGGCTTCAACTCTCTCAGatgaataaagcaaaacaaaacaaaatcccccAAAACGGCAATTCCCAAATTAACGGTAGGGTGAAGAGAAAATATGTTCATGAATTTGTTCATGTAAACTTCGATTTTCTTGCAGTGCAAATTTATGTGGTTAAATTTTGCCTATATCAGAGAAAGtgtgtattttttcctctttcctgatGGGAATCCACATCAAATAAACACAGCAGCATGTGCCAACTCCAAGCATCAGGAAGCTGCGTTTTGTGTTTATCATGGTTTGGtggacatttttttcctttttggtaatTTATTTAGTTATGCCAGGTATTTATCTCAGTGCTTGccatctctctatctctctctctctctctttctatctatCACACACTCTCCTCACTCTCTCTAGGAGACACTCCACTCCATTGCCTGGTTACTCGCCTGCAAAGGTCAAAACACATCATTACACCTGCTACCTTTAAAGGATAGTCCAGTGTCTTAgttgctttcctttttccttaattttttttttctttttcagggacggggaaataataattaaaaataaaagaacaatcaGAAGTTAGAGAGGGAACAAGAGGGCCGGGAAAGGGCCAAGGACCGAAGGGGAGGGGGAGCCCCGCGCTCTGCCCCTCCCCCCAGCTCGAGTTCACTGGACGGGCGTCTGCACCCCGTGGTGTGGTGGCGTGTCCCTACTCCCCCCGTACACATCCTCGGCGCCCGGCAGAGTCCCTCCGGGAGGGGtcatccttttctctttctgtctcctgttACAAAACCAAACTCTCACCACCTCCTTCTCCAGCTGTAAGCTGTCCGCGAGGGAGGTGATCTCCTGGGCCGAGGGCTTGGGGCATTTGAGGAAATGGCTCTCCAGAGCCCCCTTGACGCTCACCTCGATGGAGGTCCGCTTTTTCCGCTTGCGCCCTTGCGCTGCGATCTTGTCTATGCTCGTGGGGCTGCCCGAGGACGAGTCCGCCTCCTCCAACCACTTGTTCAACAAAGGCTTCAGCTTGCACATGTTCTTGAAGCTCAGCTGCAGGGCCTCAAACCTGCAGATGGTGGTCTGCGAGAACACGTTGCCATACAGGGTACCCAGCGCCAGCCCCACGTCCGCTTGGGTAAATCCCAGTTTGATCCGCCGCTGCTTGAACTGCTTGGCGAACTGCTCCAGGTCGTCCGAGGTCGGGGTGTCCTCGTCCGAGTGCGGGTCGTGGTGCGCGCCTGGGTGGCCAGGCGGACCCtgtgggggcggcgggggcggcggctgCTGGTGCGGGTGCGAGTGCGGGTGCGGGTGGTGGTCGGCATGGTGCGGCTCTTCGTGCGCGTCCCGCAGGCCGTGGTGGTGCAGCCCGGCCGGCTGCCCGCCGGCGCCCAGCATGCCGTTCACGGTGAAGCTGGGCTGCGAGTAGAGCAAGCCGCCGTTGGACGCTCCCATAGAGGGTGGGAGGTGCGCTGCAGCCGCCGCGCTCCGCCATGCCCCGGGCCCCGGGTGGTGGTTAGCGGCGTGGTGCACCAGATGCGGCGGccgctgttgctgctgctgctgctgctgttgctgctgttgctgctgctgttgctgctgctgctgctggtgctgctgctgcaggGCGCCCGGCCCGTGCAGCTCGTCGCCGCGGCCGCCCTGCTGCACCACCACCGAGGGCTTGATGTCCGGCTGGCCCAGGGGGCTGGTGGACCACGGGGAGCCGTCGCCGCctcccccgccgccgcccccgccccccccgccgccgccgccgccgcccccgccgccgccgtgGGACAGCGCGGTGATCCACTGGTGAGCGTGGCTGAGCGGGTGTCCGTTGCTCTGCAGCGCGCCGTAGTCGCCCTGCACCAGGCTCTGCGCTTCGCGGTAGCCCCCCGCGCCCTGCTGCATGCCGCCGGGCGGCTCGGCGTGAACGATGGAGGCGCTGGAGGTGAGCAGGCTGTAGTGGTTAGACGCTGCGGTCGCCATGACTCTCGGAGCCGGACTGAGCGCTCCGGTTAAAGGAGCCGCGCATTTGACAGTTACTTTTTCGCCTCGGGCTCCCTCTCGTCGctcgctctttctctctcctctctctcccccagcGGGCAGCTCCGACGCCCGCTCCGACGCCTTCTGTTGCTGCTCCTGCTATTactgccgctgccgccgccgccgccgcctcccgcccgcccgcgcgccctcgctctctttctcctcctctccctccttctcgcTCTCGCTCACTCTCTGACTAGCTCGGCGCTCCCCCCTCTCCCTGCTCTCTCCAGCTCTCTCCCGCTCTCTTGGCAGCGCCGGCTCGCAGCGGCACGCGCCTgggccccgccccctccgcccCCTCCCATTGGCTCCGCGCCCTTTGATTTACGTGGATACCGCTAGCAACCTCCCAGGCCGGCACCACTGATTGGCGCAGGGctactccctcctcctcccccgggCTCCGAGTCCTCCTAGACCTCCTCCCAGTCCCCTTCGCCTCGCGATTCAGATTCTCTCAGTTCTCACCCCCCTTCCTCCTCACCCAGGGCCTCCTCCGCCCTCTCTGGGATGGGCCCCGCCCcccatctgtctcccaggccgaAAAGCCGGGCAGGGGGGCGGTCCCGGTGTTCTTATCGACCTCAGACACTTGGAAGACTTGGATTGGGGCGGGACGGTGGGAGAAGGTGGTGTCCACTTTCTCTTCCCAATAGGGCTTTGAGAGGAGGGGAACAGAGGGGGTCAGAGAAAAGCTGGGTCACCCCGAGCCAGCAGGAGTCGGATTTTTATTCACCTAGGGATACACACAGTTTCTCCTAAACCTAGAGTCAAGAGCCAGACTTGTTCCCCTATTGAAGTCTCCTTGCATCCCACGGTTAGAATTTCAGTGCTCAAGGGTCTCTTGCTCCAGGGTGTGCGGACACTTCTGCCCCAATAAAgctcttctccttcccctctaCCCCGTGGCTAGCACAGGCTCTCTTCCTTTTAGGTTCCAAGCCCAACGGTCTCCCAGTCCCTTTGCGAAAAATCTCCGAGAGAGGCAGGCTCAGCCGGCGCCGCGGCAAGTCACTCCAGTCAAGGCTCGGAGTTGCTTGTTCTGACAGCGCAGCGGTCTGAatcgaaaacaaaacaaaactctgaagTCTTTCCGTCAGATTCACACGCGCGCAGTTTTTGGTTTAGAAAAGTAGAAGCCTGCGTGGGCTCCGCCTCGTGCGAGGCTGCAGGAGTGCTGGCGAGGGGTGTGCGGCCTCGTGGGGCGGCGCAGTCGCCAAAGGCCGCTCCGGGAAGCCGCGCCGAAGGGCTGCGTGCGCGATTCCCCGCGCTCCTACCGCTGATCTGTGCAACTTTTCAGCTAGCCGCTTCGGAAGGGAAGAAGAGTGTGTGAAACAAATGGGCTGATGCCAGGGAAACCTTCCTAATCAGTAACTTCTGTGGGCGCCAGCGGATGGGGTTAGTCCGTCTTTGGCGCTCCCTGGCCAAGCTCCTAGCTCAGTTTTCAGCGGTGAACTCCTGAACAAGATTACTACGGGACCGTGCACCAGCAGCGCCGCTCTACGGAGCGCGGGCGCCTCGCGCCATCAGTTCCTTAGCCGCCCCGAGCAGTTTCAGAGCCTGCAAGCTCCGTAGCTAGAACCCAGGCGGGGACCCAGGCTGAAGCGGTGTGACCGCTACCTAGGGCGAGGAGTATACTTGGGCGCTGTAAAGCGAATCAAAAGTTACTGCCAGGAAGGGAATGACAGACCTCAGGGAACATGGATCGCGTCCCCACCTCTCACCATCCCTGACTGTATCGCTGGTTCTGCCGGCGGTCGTGGGCAAGAAAGGGGCAGCCAAATCAACGCTTAGAGGGAGCATTTTGGGGCCTCTGAGCATCTCAGTCTAGACAGCGGACTGGAGAGGGCCAGAAAATTCATCATGACTAACGAGGAGCCATGCTCTTTGGAGAGTGGCTGAGCTGTTTATAAATCACCATGCTGAGCAACCGCCCGGGCAAGACGCTTTGGCTGAGAATTTCCACGTGTCCTGTGTTTATGAGCGTGTGTGTGGGAGAGAAATGGATAGGGGAGGGGCCAGCCCACAGTCCGCCAGCAGGACGGACCTGCACCCCCCTCCACGCGCGCACCCGCGCGGCGAGGCGAGGACACACACAGCGTGTCGCTCCGTCCCAGCGCAAGCGCGGGGCCACTCTGGCCCCGAGCCTGGGGGCTGCTAGGAATCCCACAACTTTGCTTAgctaggaaaa from the Saimiri boliviensis isolate mSaiBol1 chromosome 4, mSaiBol1.pri, whole genome shotgun sequence genome contains:
- the POU3F2 gene encoding POU domain, class 3, transcription factor 2 gives rise to the protein MATAASNHYSLLTSSASIVHAEPPGGMQQGAGGYREAQSLVQGDYGALQSNGHPLSHAHQWITALSHGGGGGGGGGGGGGGGGGGGGGDGSPWSTSPLGQPDIKPSVVVQQGGRGDELHGPGALQQQHQQQQQQQQQQQQQQQQQQQQQRPPHLVHHAANHHPGPGAWRSAAAAAHLPPSMGASNGGLLYSQPSFTVNGMLGAGGQPAGLHHHGLRDAHEEPHHADHHPHPHSHPHQQPPPPPPPQGPPGHPGAHHDPHSDEDTPTSDDLEQFAKQFKQRRIKLGFTQADVGLALGTLYGNVFSQTTICRFEALQLSFKNMCKLKPLLNKWLEEADSSSGSPTSIDKIAAQGRKRKKRTSIEVSVKGALESHFLKCPKPSAQEITSLADSLQLEKEVVRVWFCNRRQKEKRMTPPGGTLPGAEDVYGGSRDTPPHHGVQTPVQ